TCGGATTTCGTTTGGAAGAATTTCAGCTACACGGAAAGGATATGTCGATTCCGCGCTTGGAAAAAATCCTCTACGCCCGCAATATTCACTCCATCCTGATTTGCCCCTCGGATCACTCGAATACGCACTTAGACTTTCAATGGGAGCGCTACGCGATGGCCAAATTCGGGTTTTCCGTATCTCACCCTGCTGCGAACTATGTCACCTCCGATCACTTTCAGTGCATGGAATTGGCTTTGAACAATTTGGCCCAACGCGGCTACAAAAAGATTGGCTTTGCCTTAAAGCAGTCGATGGACGAACGCGTCAACCACCGCTGGATTGGTGCCTTTCTATCGACGAAGTGGCGACTGGGCAGAGCGAATCAACTGAAGCTCTGCGTACCGGCAGACTGGAATAAAGAAAACTTCCTACAGTGGTTTATTAAAGAGCGCCCCGAAGTTGTTGTTAGTTTTTATAACGACATTCCCAAGTGGCTCAACGAAGCAGGTTTTCGGATTCCGGAAGATGTCGGCTATGCGATCATCGACTGGACACAGGACTATACAGATCTCAGCGGAGTCGATCAGCAGTCATGGTTGATCGGACAAAAGGCTGTCGATCTAGTGGTGGAACGCGTGCACCACAACGAATGGGGCATCCCCGAAGAAGCTAAATGTGTTCTAGTTGAGGGGAAGTGGCACGAGGGGAAAACATTATTACCCATCCAGCAATCCCATTGAGCTCTAGAGCGGATTAACAGCCCAAGGTCGACGCTTGGATTCTGCGGAGCCGACCGGGAGTTGCTCCGAACTGAGCGACTCGACATGGCCATCAAAAAAGACGGCATTGGCCGTGCCTTCGTGCTGGAAGCTGATTCCCATATGCTCCAAAGAGCTCCACCAGGCAATCTCACGAACGCAGGTATTCGAGCTCGGATTCTTGCCCTCGATCAAGCAAATCGTGGCCGCCGGATCGACCAGATTCTGAAACCTTTCATTACTTTTCCCCAGACTGAGATGCCCGTTGATCGCGTAATCGGATCGAGCCCCGCCAACGACCGTCGCTTCACTGCCCGGACACGCGAGCACTCCCTTGGGCCGATTTCCATTCGACGGAGTGGCCCCGGAGATCTCCAGATAATCCTGAAGGGCATCCGTCCAAATCCAATATCCCAGACCTTCAGGCTTCGGCCCACCGCCGAGCGAGGCAATAATTTGTCCGTTATGCTCTTGGCCATAAGCCTGAACCGCCAAGAATAATTGACGCATATTGGAAGCACAGCGAACCTGTCGAGAACTGTGCAAAACATTCGAAGCAACGGGAATTAAAATAGATAGCAATATCGCAACAATCACGATACCAGCGAGTAATTCAATTAGGGTAAATCCGTTTTTATGTGTGAGTGACATGGGGTAATGAGTAAACGTATAGCAATCATGTACATGATCGTGATGAAGACTCAATCAACTATCACAGAACACTCATTTTACTCGTAAGATAAAGCGAGGAGATATAAGGTGCTAGCCAGCGATGGCAGACAGTTAACTATCGATAAACTGCGGTGGCCTCAAGCCCAGCATTCTTCCCTCAGTTCGTGAGGCTGCGTTCGCGCAGCTTAAAGTAAGCCGACAAATTTGGATTCTCATCCACCGCCAGAGAACGCATCTGCTTGGAATGCCCCGAAACGATTTCCTCTGGCAGCTGCTCCTCCTGCTGCGGGATGCGCAGCACTGAGGTCTCTGCATCGCCATCCAACAGGGAGATCACCCATTCATCGTTTAATTGTTCACACCGACAAGCGCGGCCATCAGAATCACGAAAAAGAACCACTTGATTCGAATCGGAGCGCTCACTTTCGCGGCATCGCATCACTTCCAGATTGGTGGCGGTGGAAGTGCGGATCAAAGTCACGAATGCTTGTGGACCTACTCCTTGAAAACGAAAAACGACATCCGGGCTGGGACGCCTTTGGTTGTATTCATAACAATGCCAACCCTGACTCGGTAAATCTTGAGCTCGCTTCAGTTCATACGCCACTGGTGCGGACGTCGAAATCTGCAAACGCATATGATCGGACCGGGCGTGAAGCACTCCGGTCGCTCCATCAAATTGGATCGATGCAGGATCGAAGGCTGAATCCAAATGCCAGTACTGTTCGTAGTGATGCGGCATGGCATCTTGTGGCGTCAGTTCATCAATGACAAGGACCCCGAGCTCCTTTACCCAGATAAGCTTTCTGGTGTGGTTCACTGCGATCGCGTCAGGACTATCGCCAAACCCTTCCTGGTACGAACCTTCGACGAAAGCAAATGCGGTGCCCTCGGCTGCGCGAAATGACAAACGGTCTCGAAAAGAGCTCCAATCGGGAGTTTGATGCCTACTACGGTCTGATTTTTCAAAGCGCACACTCTCCCTGCGCTGTCCTTTACCATCCACCGTGATTCCGTTATGCCCACGCGTCCCCTTACAATAGTCAGTCATCGAACGGTCTAATTCGGATGTGTCGCTGTAATTATAGTTGCCAGCTTCAATCAGTACGGGATGCCCCTCCGCAAAGAAAGTCACATTCAGACAGTCTTCATGCATATGCCCCGGCGCCATACCGCTATTTTTAAAGAAGAGCTGGAATGCTCGCGGACTCCAGTCACTTTGCAGCACGCAATAGCCTCCATAAGGGAGGTAGAAACTCGGCTCTGTCTGCGGATTTGGGAATTTCTCACCCGCTAAGCGCTGGCACTCGGAGCTGCCAAAGCCCTCGCCCCACCAGCGAATCAAGGAGTCAATTTTGTTCGGGTGCGTCTTCGCGACCTGAAGTGTGTTGCCATCGGGTGTTCTCAGACGCGCTAAAACCAGCGCAATTGAAGTCCCTTGGGAGCGTAAGTGATCGGTGTATTCCGAAGACGCCGAGGTATTTTGAAATAAATCAATGACCTTCAAGAGTGCTCTTGGCAGCCCCTGATTGTAATTCAAACTACGCTCCATGCAGGCCCCATCGGGAAAGACGAAGCTGTTTATCGCATTTTTAAAGCGATTCCATCCAATCGCGAAATAGGACTCAGCAACTCGAAATTCAGGAAAGAGGACCGCGAGCCGTATCAGCGATACACTATTTGAAATGTATTGGTTGGGCG
The nucleotide sequence above comes from Coraliomargarita algicola. Encoded proteins:
- a CDS encoding LacI family DNA-binding transcriptional regulator — encoded protein: MKPKPNTTTMQDIADACDVSKMTVSLALRNDPRVKVSTREQIQSKAAQLGYTTNPYVATLMKQLRKGAKRGSPPVIAFLNLHKKPSSYHTSGTFEEYFQGAKQRAEEIGFRLEEFQLHGKDMSIPRLEKILYARNIHSILICPSDHSNTHLDFQWERYAMAKFGFSVSHPAANYVTSDHFQCMELALNNLAQRGYKKIGFALKQSMDERVNHRWIGAFLSTKWRLGRANQLKLCVPADWNKENFLQWFIKERPEVVVSFYNDIPKWLNEAGFRIPEDVGYAIIDWTQDYTDLSGVDQQSWLIGQKAVDLVVERVHHNEWGIPEEAKCVLVEGKWHEGKTLLPIQQSH
- a CDS encoding type II secretion system protein encodes the protein MSLTHKNGFTLIELLAGIVIVAILLSILIPVASNVLHSSRQVRCASNMRQLFLAVQAYGQEHNGQIIASLGGGPKPEGLGYWIWTDALQDYLEISGATPSNGNRPKGVLACPGSEATVVGGARSDYAINGHLSLGKSNERFQNLVDPAATICLIEGKNPSSNTCVREIAWWSSLEHMGISFQHEGTANAVFFDGHVESLSSEQLPVGSAESKRRPWAVNPL
- a CDS encoding alginate lyase family protein, yielding MILTPMDLAARQLNLMRHDMGEIATALNEADKPRAQSLLLSRWTAALERARDLQHEATEADLKTADLLLENKLSLLNSPLFDLGDPIDWTRFSDEHPQMTSHLTYMRWSVTLGKAYYHTGNEAYAEKLISVYESFLEGLPYGTPKLEWLSAHASWEVPYSTCSNGETKSPGGQWHSLSCHARMDHWLNALSYITASSALSYDVLWRILSALMTDHAQLIVANPRENTPNQYISNSVSLIRLAVLFPEFRVAESYFAIGWNRFKNAINSFVFPDGACMERSLNYNQGLPRALLKVIDLFQNTSASSEYTDHLRSQGTSIALVLARLRTPDGNTLQVAKTHPNKIDSLIRWWGEGFGSSECQRLAGEKFPNPQTEPSFYLPYGGYCVLQSDWSPRAFQLFFKNSGMAPGHMHEDCLNVTFFAEGHPVLIEAGNYNYSDTSELDRSMTDYCKGTRGHNGITVDGKGQRRESVRFEKSDRSRHQTPDWSSFRDRLSFRAAEGTAFAFVEGSYQEGFGDSPDAIAVNHTRKLIWVKELGVLVIDELTPQDAMPHHYEQYWHLDSAFDPASIQFDGATGVLHARSDHMRLQISTSAPVAYELKRAQDLPSQGWHCYEYNQRRPSPDVVFRFQGVGPQAFVTLIRTSTATNLEVMRCRESERSDSNQVVLFRDSDGRACRCEQLNDEWVISLLDGDAETSVLRIPQQEEQLPEEIVSGHSKQMRSLAVDENPNLSAYFKLRERSLTN